From the genome of Biomphalaria glabrata chromosome 1, xgBioGlab47.1, whole genome shotgun sequence, one region includes:
- the LOC106063441 gene encoding cysteine dioxygenase 1-like yields MGRLNSNREYLLQHFDSAFLREPQKACFKEVINLEDLLLKIKDECYADFCNLKGIKHLIENYHSKRSDWERYCYLDPKESYSSNLVIENPGRYSALILCWQPGKGGKIQAHEGSDCFFKILQGCLKEEQYHWPSFRGTPMELEQEQTYYVDDLNYMSDVKGLHRVTNNSEDQVAVSLHIHTPPFRHYSWFKEETGELNRSEVTFVSVGGKPKGHACILVNQYSENSNQFL; encoded by the exons ATGGG TCGTCTAAATAGTAATCGGGAATATCTGTTACAACATTTTGACTCTGCATTCCTAAGAGAACCTCAAAA GGCCTGTTTTAAAGAAGTGATCAATCTGGAGGATTTGTTGTTGAAAATTAAAGACGAGTGCTATGCAGACTTCTGCAACCTGAAAGGTATTAAACATTTGATTGAAAATTATCATAGCAAACGATCTGACTGGGAGAGGTATTGTTATCTTGATCCTAAAGAAAG TTACAGCAGTAACCTTGTCATAGAGAACCCAGGCAGATACAGCGCTTTGATTCTATGTTGGCAGCCTGGAAAGGGAGGTAAGATCCAAGCTCACGAAGGCTCGGACTGTTTCTTTAAG ATACTTCAAGGatgtctgaaagaggaacaATACCACTGGCCTAGTTTTAGAGGCACGCCCATGGAACTGGAACAAGAACAAACGTATTATGTTGACGACCTAAATTATATGTCAG ACGTGAAAGGCCTCCATCGTGTCACTAACAACAGTGAGGACCAGGTTGCTGTCTCCCTTCATATTCATac TCCTCCCTTCAGACACTATTCTTGGTTTAAGGAAGAAACCGGAGAATTGAATAGGTCAGAGGTGACATTTGTTTCTGTTGGAGGGAAACCCAAG GGACACGCCTGCATCTTGGTGAATCAGTATTCAGAGAACTCGAACCAATTTTTATAA
- the LOC106078700 gene encoding cysteine dioxygenase type 1-like isoform X1, whose amino-acid sequence MLSLFLFVIHSIQNCIQYLQVKRTNKEVYDFLKTSCIPKSEWSKYAYIRDSESYSRNLIHDEPGKFRLILICWKPGHYNAIHDHNGSDCYFKVLQGRVREIQFQKQSQKSDKEYDEGEVCYLESLNLSHQMSNPDSETIAVTLHLYIPPFDTCHIYDPNGQQIEEVVLSYASEHGEPLYDDCHQLL is encoded by the exons aTGCTTAGCCTTTTCTTGTTTGTCATTCACAG CATTCAAAACTGTATACAATATCTTCAAGTGAAAAGAACTAATAAAGAGGTCTATGATTTTTTAAAGACGTCTTGCATACCTAAAAGCGAATGGTCCAAATACGCATATATTAGGGACTCTGAAAG TTACAGTAGAAATCTAATTCATGATGAGCCAGGGAAGTTTCGTTTGATTCTCATTTGTTGGAAACCTGGTCATTACAATGCAATTCATGATCACAATGGATCAGACTGTTATTTCAAG GTGTTGCAAGGCAGAGTTCGGGAAATACAATTCCAGAAACAGAGTCAAAAGTCTGACAAAGAGTATGATGAGGGAGAAGTTTGCTATCTAGAAA GCCTAAACCTCAGTCATCAAATGTCGAATCCTGATAGCGAAACCATAGCAGTTACTCTACATCTTTATAT CCCACCGTTCGACACATGCCATATTTATGATCCCAATGGACAACAAATCGAGGAAGTCGTTTTAAGTTATGCATCTGAACATGGAGAACCG CTGTATGATGATTGCCACCAGCTACTGTAA
- the LOC106078700 gene encoding cysteine dioxygenase type 1-like isoform X3 — translation MLSLFLFVIHSYSRNLIHDEPGKFRLILICWKPGHYNAIHDHNGSDCYFKVLQGRVREIQFQKQSQKSDKEYDEGEVCYLESLNLSHQMSNPDSETIAVTLHLYIPPFDTCHIYDPNGQQIEEVVLSYASEHGEPLYDDCHQLL, via the exons aTGCTTAGCCTTTTCTTGTTTGTCATTCACAG TTACAGTAGAAATCTAATTCATGATGAGCCAGGGAAGTTTCGTTTGATTCTCATTTGTTGGAAACCTGGTCATTACAATGCAATTCATGATCACAATGGATCAGACTGTTATTTCAAG GTGTTGCAAGGCAGAGTTCGGGAAATACAATTCCAGAAACAGAGTCAAAAGTCTGACAAAGAGTATGATGAGGGAGAAGTTTGCTATCTAGAAA GCCTAAACCTCAGTCATCAAATGTCGAATCCTGATAGCGAAACCATAGCAGTTACTCTACATCTTTATAT CCCACCGTTCGACACATGCCATATTTATGATCCCAATGGACAACAAATCGAGGAAGTCGTTTTAAGTTATGCATCTGAACATGGAGAACCG CTGTATGATGATTGCCACCAGCTACTGTAA
- the LOC106078700 gene encoding cysteine dioxygenase type 1-like isoform X2: MNCKGSIQNCIQYLQVKRTNKEVYDFLKTSCIPKSEWSKYAYIRDSESYSRNLIHDEPGKFRLILICWKPGHYNAIHDHNGSDCYFKVLQGRVREIQFQKQSQKSDKEYDEGEVCYLESLNLSHQMSNPDSETIAVTLHLYIPPFDTCHIYDPNGQQIEEVVLSYASEHGEPLYDDCHQLL; encoded by the exons ATGAATTGCAAGGGaag CATTCAAAACTGTATACAATATCTTCAAGTGAAAAGAACTAATAAAGAGGTCTATGATTTTTTAAAGACGTCTTGCATACCTAAAAGCGAATGGTCCAAATACGCATATATTAGGGACTCTGAAAG TTACAGTAGAAATCTAATTCATGATGAGCCAGGGAAGTTTCGTTTGATTCTCATTTGTTGGAAACCTGGTCATTACAATGCAATTCATGATCACAATGGATCAGACTGTTATTTCAAG GTGTTGCAAGGCAGAGTTCGGGAAATACAATTCCAGAAACAGAGTCAAAAGTCTGACAAAGAGTATGATGAGGGAGAAGTTTGCTATCTAGAAA GCCTAAACCTCAGTCATCAAATGTCGAATCCTGATAGCGAAACCATAGCAGTTACTCTACATCTTTATAT CCCACCGTTCGACACATGCCATATTTATGATCCCAATGGACAACAAATCGAGGAAGTCGTTTTAAGTTATGCATCTGAACATGGAGAACCG CTGTATGATGATTGCCACCAGCTACTGTAA